In Desulfovibrio sp. 86, the following proteins share a genomic window:
- a CDS encoding formylglycine-generating enzyme family protein produces the protein MKFRYCRQASLSLFRLALLCSLFCLMALPSPATAALARKGELSLADATNPKPADDDIILPMPCNLTMAFKLVAVPAKGLLWDMPMRPGIDDSANADRAYYDRRYNTALSGAFSLEDLPPDWRKLAPKGQNYFYFVAKYEVSNLQWQAVMDNACPATQPPSAEAAKPVTDISWYAAVDFTQKYTAWLLQNSPQSLPHFSGDNRNVGFVRLPTETEWEYAARGGHMAGSQQLLQEDFFALPAGANKEDYAVYRPEGSARVEDTANIGSRKPNPLGIYDTAGNAAEMVLDAFRFSLAGRLHGSAGGFVRKGGSFLSGEAEILPGRREETPFFMADGPAHARDMGFRPVISGINTPGGSRPQELQAEWSKAGESMTAAGYDTQAARNPLEELDRLLVSAPNEAVKKNLQELRNTIKENNIMLERQKQLEAQSLLRTGVYMTETIRNYSSRRKSLQSQLEGMQRDSKTTKGAELEKLRQIMDTAHRGLVMLDTSLDKSLTFYRSKVEDGAQLTPETLSAAYDSLSKDFSGSDPFNENMRRNLELYRKHVDLLRKNKVLSREAMQKEILERRFQ, from the coding sequence GTGAAGTTTAGGTACTGCCGTCAGGCAAGTCTTTCCCTGTTCAGGCTGGCGCTGCTTTGCAGCCTGTTTTGCCTTATGGCATTGCCGTCTCCGGCCACTGCGGCACTGGCCCGCAAAGGCGAACTCAGCCTGGCGGACGCCACCAATCCCAAACCCGCAGATGACGACATCATACTGCCCATGCCCTGCAACTTGACCATGGCGTTCAAGCTGGTGGCGGTGCCCGCCAAAGGCCTGCTGTGGGACATGCCCATGCGGCCGGGCATTGACGACAGCGCCAATGCCGATCGGGCTTATTATGACCGCCGGTACAACACGGCCCTCTCAGGGGCGTTTTCCCTTGAAGATCTGCCGCCGGACTGGCGCAAACTGGCCCCCAAGGGGCAAAACTATTTTTATTTTGTCGCCAAATACGAGGTTTCCAACCTGCAATGGCAGGCCGTCATGGACAATGCCTGTCCGGCAACGCAGCCTCCCTCGGCCGAAGCCGCAAAACCCGTTACCGACATAAGCTGGTACGCGGCCGTGGACTTTACGCAAAAATACACGGCCTGGCTTTTGCAGAACTCGCCCCAGTCGTTGCCGCACTTTTCAGGCGACAACCGCAACGTGGGTTTTGTGCGCCTGCCCACGGAAACAGAATGGGAGTATGCCGCGCGCGGCGGCCATATGGCAGGCAGCCAGCAGCTTCTGCAGGAAGACTTTTTTGCCTTGCCCGCAGGGGCCAATAAAGAGGACTATGCCGTGTACCGGCCCGAAGGGTCTGCTCGCGTTGAAGACACCGCCAACATCGGGTCACGCAAGCCCAATCCTCTCGGAATTTACGACACCGCTGGCAATGCCGCAGAAATGGTGCTGGACGCCTTTCGCTTTTCGCTGGCTGGCCGCCTGCACGGCTCCGCTGGCGGTTTTGTGCGCAAGGGCGGCTCCTTCCTTTCCGGCGAGGCCGAAATCTTGCCAGGACGCCGTGAAGAAACCCCGTTCTTTATGGCCGATGGTCCCGCGCACGCGCGTGATATGGGTTTTCGCCCTGTCATTTCCGGCATTAATACACCTGGCGGCAGCCGCCCGCAGGAATTGCAGGCAGAATGGAGCAAGGCTGGCGAGTCAATGACCGCTGCTGGCTATGACACGCAGGCCGCGCGCAATCCGCTTGAAGAACTCGACCGCCTGCTTGTGTCCGCCCCCAATGAGGCCGTGAAAAAAAATCTTCAGGAACTGCGCAATACCATTAAAGAAAACAATATCATGCTCGAGCGGCAAAAGCAGCTTGAGGCGCAATCGCTCTTGCGCACCGGCGTGTACATGACTGAAACTATCCGCAATTACTCCAGCAGGCGCAAATCCCTGCAATCCCAGCTTGAGGGCATGCAGCGGGACAGCAAGACGACCAAGGGGGCCGAGCTTGAAAAACTGCGCCAGATAATGGATACTGCCCACAGAGGGCTTGTCATGCTGGATACCAGCCTGGACAAGTCTTTGACCTTTTACCGCAGCAAGGTGGAGGACGGCGCGCAGTTGACGCCGGAAACACTGTCGGCTGCCTATGACTCTCTGAGCAAAGACTTCAGCGGCAGTGACCCCTTCAACGAAAACATGCGGCGCAACCTTGAGTTGTACCGAAAGCATGTGGACTTGTTACGCAAAAACAAGGTGCTGTCGCGTGAGGCCATGCAGAAGGAAATTTTGGAACGTCGCTTTCAGTAG
- a CDS encoding NAD(P)-dependent oxidoreductase, translating to MADKMRIGWIGTGVMGLSMAGHLQAAGYPLTVYNRTRAKAEPLLAKGAQWADTPREVAAKSDVVFTIVGYPRDVESVILGENGVLQGLASGGLVCDMSTSSPVLAERIAVVALQQGCVSLDAPVTGGDIGARNATLSIFVGGDKEGYEKLEPCFNAMGKNILHCGAAGFGQKAKLANQVAIAGVMFSVCESCFFAQEAGLDVAKWMELVIPGSGGSNAMNTLGRRILKSDFAPGFFINHFIKDLGLCLDECRRMQIVLPGIGLAEQLYRSMQARGQGDLGTQALIDCLATLSGKQWRSHS from the coding sequence ATGGCTGATAAAATGCGCATTGGGTGGATTGGCACTGGCGTTATGGGTTTGTCCATGGCGGGGCATCTGCAGGCCGCAGGTTACCCCCTGACCGTATACAACCGCACACGCGCCAAGGCTGAACCGCTGCTTGCCAAGGGGGCGCAATGGGCTGATACCCCGCGTGAAGTAGCGGCCAAATCCGATGTTGTCTTTACCATTGTGGGCTACCCCCGCGATGTGGAAAGCGTTATTCTTGGCGAAAACGGCGTCTTGCAGGGTCTGGCCTCTGGCGGCCTTGTGTGCGACATGAGCACGTCCAGCCCCGTTCTTGCAGAACGCATCGCCGTGGTGGCCCTGCAACAGGGCTGCGTTTCACTTGACGCTCCCGTGACGGGCGGCGATATCGGCGCCCGCAACGCAACCCTCTCCATCTTTGTGGGCGGCGACAAAGAGGGGTATGAAAAGCTTGAACCCTGCTTCAACGCCATGGGCAAGAACATTCTGCACTGCGGTGCGGCCGGATTTGGTCAGAAGGCCAAGCTTGCCAATCAGGTGGCCATTGCCGGCGTCATGTTCAGCGTGTGCGAATCCTGCTTTTTCGCGCAGGAAGCGGGCCTTGACGTAGCCAAGTGGATGGAACTGGTGATACCTGGATCTGGTGGCAGTAACGCCATGAATACCTTGGGGCGCCGCATCCTCAAAAGTGATTTTGCCCCTGGTTTTTTCATCAATCACTTTATTAAAGACCTCGGCCTCTGCCTTGACGAATGCCGCCGCATGCAGATTGTGCTGCCCGGCATAGGTCTGGCTGAACAGCTGTACCGCAGCATGCAGGCCAGAGGACAGGGCGACCTGGGCACCCAGGCGCTTATTGACTGCCTTGCCACCCTTTCCGGCAAGCAGTGGCGCTCGCACAGCTAG
- a CDS encoding alpha amylase C-terminal domain-containing protein, whose amino-acid sequence MTLNFPQNPLQDPELESYRSFLLSRSDRFTTEMERIQSLHSSLRSYANLHATLGAHEAKDASGQPVWRLREYMPNADAVWLTTDKLNFQRHARYQYQRVKDGFFELVLPQDALQHGTYMELRVQADGGTDEDPQTRALRRVPAFAQWVEQDKTMPGQWCARLWQPDTPFRFRHRRPRLEAFPRIYEAHVGMAQPALNRSADSVGSYASFTRHILPRIRECGYTVVQLMGILEHPLYRSFGYQVSSYFAPSSRYGTPDEFKALVDAAHGLGLAIVLDIPHGHTCPNTEQGLAQYDGSNYFFTSQLNQWGTPSFDFSQEMARRFLLSNCRYWLEEFRVDGFRFDAVGNILYRDHGRDDDFIHVSHCFYDRVGLPRTDEDGELYLCLANTLIHQLCPSALSIAEEFSGMPGLTCQPQDGGLGFDYRFAMGIPDYWAKCIEEPRDMGSLWYEMTNYRPYDRTISYVECHDQCINGDDAMIWRLLGNRMHSHMSVFTDDWHVSRGLAFYRLMRLITLATADAGYLNFMGNEFGHPEWLDAEAYAHRQWQLADAQDLRYSLLAAWDKAQMLTLVRPHLESFCQKPIFRFIHEEKRLLAFERGQLLFVFNFHELEAQKSLTFAVTPGKYVEMMSSDEKRFGGHGNLDTEGQVTEHFTTPLPDRQEADIHLYLPPLVGLALIRQK is encoded by the coding sequence ATGACCCTGAACTTTCCCCAAAATCCCTTGCAAGACCCTGAACTGGAGTCCTACCGCTCCTTTCTGCTGTCTCGAAGCGACAGATTCACGACAGAAATGGAGCGCATACAAAGCCTCCACAGTTCCTTGCGCTCGTATGCCAACCTGCACGCCACCCTTGGGGCGCACGAGGCCAAAGACGCTTCGGGGCAGCCCGTATGGCGACTGCGCGAATACATGCCCAATGCAGACGCGGTATGGCTGACCACAGACAAGCTCAACTTCCAGCGCCATGCGCGCTATCAGTATCAGCGCGTCAAGGACGGTTTTTTTGAACTCGTCCTGCCGCAGGACGCCTTGCAGCACGGCACCTATATGGAATTGCGCGTCCAGGCCGATGGAGGCACAGACGAAGACCCGCAAACCCGCGCCCTGCGCAGGGTGCCCGCCTTCGCCCAATGGGTTGAGCAGGACAAGACCATGCCCGGGCAATGGTGCGCCCGCCTCTGGCAGCCGGATACGCCGTTTCGCTTCAGGCACCGCAGGCCGCGCCTGGAGGCTTTTCCCCGGATTTATGAGGCGCATGTGGGCATGGCGCAGCCAGCCCTGAACCGCAGCGCCGACAGTGTGGGCAGCTACGCCAGTTTTACGCGCCATATTCTGCCGCGTATCCGTGAATGTGGCTATACCGTTGTGCAACTTATGGGCATCCTTGAACACCCGCTGTACCGTTCTTTTGGGTACCAGGTCAGCAGCTACTTTGCGCCTTCGTCGCGCTATGGAACGCCGGACGAATTCAAGGCCCTGGTTGACGCCGCGCATGGGCTTGGTCTTGCCATTGTGCTTGACATTCCGCACGGGCACACCTGCCCCAACACCGAGCAGGGGCTGGCGCAGTACGACGGAAGCAATTATTTTTTCACCAGTCAGCTTAACCAGTGGGGAACACCATCATTTGACTTCAGTCAGGAAATGGCGCGCCGCTTTCTGCTTTCCAACTGCCGGTACTGGCTTGAAGAGTTCAGGGTTGACGGTTTTCGCTTTGACGCCGTGGGCAACATTCTGTATCGCGATCACGGCAGGGATGACGACTTCATCCACGTCAGCCACTGCTTTTATGATCGCGTGGGCCTGCCGCGTACCGATGAGGACGGTGAACTATATCTGTGCCTCGCCAACACGCTTATCCATCAGCTTTGCCCCTCCGCCCTTTCCATTGCGGAAGAGTTTTCGGGCATGCCGGGTCTGACCTGCCAGCCGCAAGACGGTGGACTTGGCTTTGATTACCGCTTTGCCATGGGCATACCCGACTACTGGGCAAAGTGTATTGAAGAGCCGCGCGACATGGGCAGCCTGTGGTACGAAATGACCAACTACCGCCCGTATGACCGCACCATCAGCTATGTGGAATGCCACGATCAGTGCATCAATGGCGATGACGCCATGATCTGGCGGCTGCTCGGCAATCGCATGCACAGCCACATGTCTGTTTTTACGGATGACTGGCACGTGTCGCGCGGTCTGGCCTTTTACAGACTCATGCGACTCATCACGCTGGCCACTGCCGATGCTGGCTATCTGAACTTTATGGGCAATGAATTCGGGCACCCCGAATGGTTGGACGCAGAAGCTTACGCCCACAGGCAATGGCAGTTGGCCGATGCGCAAGACCTCAGATACAGCCTGCTGGCGGCCTGGGACAAGGCGCAAATGCTTACGCTTGTGCGCCCGCACCTTGAAAGCTTTTGCCAGAAGCCCATATTCCGCTTTATTCATGAAGAAAAGCGCCTGTTGGCCTTTGAGCGCGGCCAGTTACTTTTTGTTTTTAATTTTCATGAGCTTGAGGCGCAAAAATCCCTGACCTTTGCCGTCACTCCCGGCAAGTATGTGGAGATGATGAGTTCTGACGAAAAACGCTTTGGCGGGCACGGCAACCTTGATACAGAGGGGCAGGTAACGGAGCATTTTACCACCCCGCTGCCCGACAGACAGGAGGCCGATATTCACCTGTATCTGCCGCCATTAGTGGGACTTGCCCTGATTCGCCAAAAATAA
- a CDS encoding DNA adenine methylase, which produces MKKSMLVSPVLKWVGGKRQLLDVLKPLLPQRVTTYCEPFAGGGALLFNLQPKTAYVNDINKELIRVYEIIQRDVEALIAALQDFKNEADFFYSVRDWDRDREKYSSLTDVQKAARILYLNKTCYNGLFRVNSAGEFNSPFGNYRNPNIVNAPTLRAVSSYLNAAAIHLTSIDYAEVLQALPKGTFVYLDPPYDPVSNTSSFTGYAKGGFSRDEQIRLRKSCDALHRRGLKFMLSNSATDFIKEQYAAYNITIVQAKRAINSDATKRGGIDEVVVRNYE; this is translated from the coding sequence ATGAAAAAAAGCATGTTGGTTTCCCCTGTACTCAAATGGGTGGGTGGCAAACGCCAACTGCTGGACGTGCTAAAACCACTGTTGCCTCAGAGGGTTACTACATATTGTGAACCATTTGCAGGCGGCGGCGCATTGCTTTTTAATTTGCAACCAAAAACCGCCTATGTGAATGATATTAATAAGGAATTGATTCGCGTCTATGAGATTATACAACGTGACGTTGAAGCCCTTATAGCCGCATTACAAGACTTCAAGAATGAAGCTGATTTTTTCTATTCTGTTCGCGACTGGGACAGAGACAGGGAAAAGTACTCTTCGTTAACTGATGTTCAAAAAGCCGCCCGCATTCTTTACCTTAACAAAACGTGCTATAATGGTTTGTTTCGCGTTAACAGCGCGGGGGAATTTAATTCTCCGTTTGGGAATTACCGTAACCCCAATATCGTTAATGCCCCGACGTTGCGGGCGGTGAGCTCATATCTGAACGCTGCCGCAATACATTTGACTTCAATCGATTACGCTGAAGTTCTGCAAGCATTGCCGAAAGGGACATTTGTTTATCTTGACCCACCTTATGACCCAGTTTCAAATACTTCCAGCTTTACAGGTTATGCAAAGGGTGGGTTTTCTCGTGATGAACAGATACGACTCCGCAAATCCTGTGATGCATTGCATAGACGTGGATTGAAGTTTATGCTTTCGAATTCTGCAACGGATTTTATCAAAGAGCAGTACGCTGCTTATAACATTACCATTGTACAGGCAAAACGGGCGATAAATTCCGACGCGACAAAACGTGGGGGAATTGATGAGGTGGTGGTGAGAAACTATGAGTAA
- a CDS encoding type II restriction enzyme, which produces MSNAPKTQNDATWEHLFTKYDILNRIASHGRFEVSALQIKEFREPRLMAKFDHAIDLTP; this is translated from the coding sequence ATGAGTAACGCACCAAAAACCCAAAACGACGCAACTTGGGAGCACCTCTTCACCAAGTATGACATTCTTAACCGCATTGCGTCGCACGGGCGTTTTGAGGTTTCTGCCTTGCAAATTAAAGAGTTCAGAGAACCGCGCCTGATGGCAAAATTTGACCATGCAATTGACCTTACCCCCTAA
- the focA gene encoding formate transporter FocA, which translates to MNHIAFEALNAAQLYEKALSVMEEKAIKNQRKVFLAAVMAGVFIGLGFVYCAMANVAGAGKIVGGLVFSLGLMLVVVCGGDLFTSSTLTLIPRAHGSVTWRQVFVNWGVVYAGNFVGSILLVTIVLLSGHPWESGGNVALFYINTTAHKLDHTFVEAVFLGILCNLMVCLGVWMSYAGRSLLDKMAACLLPVGLFIACGFEHSVANMFMIPMGIICGQIMPPEVAAKLASPHALTSELTWWNFLIKNLIPVTLGNIIGGGILVGLYQWNLHSPRRNKQSGRFCHSENPGHSGLHDLHGDGRA; encoded by the coding sequence ATGAATCATATCGCTTTTGAGGCGCTTAACGCCGCGCAACTGTATGAAAAAGCTTTGTCCGTCATGGAAGAAAAGGCCATAAAAAATCAGCGCAAGGTTTTCCTGGCCGCAGTGATGGCCGGGGTATTCATTGGGCTGGGGTTTGTTTATTGCGCTATGGCTAATGTGGCCGGCGCGGGGAAGATTGTGGGCGGTCTGGTATTCAGCTTGGGGCTGATGCTGGTTGTGGTGTGCGGCGGCGACCTGTTCACGTCATCGACTCTGACGCTTATTCCCCGCGCCCACGGCTCAGTTACCTGGCGGCAGGTCTTTGTTAACTGGGGCGTAGTTTACGCCGGCAACTTTGTGGGCAGCATTCTGCTGGTCACGATTGTGCTGCTTAGTGGACATCCGTGGGAAAGCGGCGGCAATGTGGCGTTGTTCTATATTAACACCACCGCGCACAAGCTTGATCATACATTTGTGGAAGCTGTATTCCTGGGTATCTTGTGCAACCTTATGGTTTGTCTTGGTGTATGGATGAGCTATGCCGGGCGCTCGTTGCTGGACAAAATGGCGGCTTGCCTTCTCCCTGTGGGACTGTTCATCGCTTGTGGTTTTGAACATAGTGTAGCGAATATGTTCATGATTCCCATGGGCATCATTTGCGGTCAGATTATGCCGCCGGAAGTGGCGGCCAAACTGGCGTCCCCCCATGCGCTTACTTCAGAACTTACTTGGTGGAATTTTTTGATTAAAAATCTTATCCCCGTCACCTTGGGCAACATCATTGGCGGGGGCATTCTGGTGGGGCTCTACCAGTGGAATCTCCACAGTCCCAGAAGGAACAAGCAGTCCGGCAGATTCTGCCATTCTGAAAATCCGGGGCACAGCGGTCTGCACGACCTTCACGGTGACGGACGCGCCTGA
- the folE2 gene encoding GTP cyclohydrolase FolE2, translated as MEDVQIGPAAIPLHINRVGVRGISMPMLVRRRGSDMPQHTVADVELGVDLPPTFKGTHMSRFVETIQRHAGLGLDYNVISKILEEMRDHLRAERSFASFGFKYFLDRKAPASGIVSTMHYACRLAGEAVPASNRTPPWHVRHSMEVVVPVMTVCPCSKAISDVGAHTQRTEVRMTVQMSGWVWIEELIDIAESSGSSPVYTLLKREDEKFVTEHAFARPVFVEDVVRNVAAALSENLNISHFRVEVESAESIHAHNAFATIESC; from the coding sequence ATGGAAGATGTTCAAATCGGCCCCGCAGCCATTCCTCTGCACATAAACCGGGTGGGCGTGCGGGGCATATCCATGCCCATGCTGGTGCGTCGTCGTGGTTCTGATATGCCGCAACATACGGTGGCCGATGTGGAACTGGGCGTGGATCTTCCCCCCACATTCAAAGGCACGCATATGAGTCGGTTTGTGGAAACTATCCAGAGACATGCCGGCCTGGGCTTGGATTACAATGTAATCAGTAAAATACTTGAAGAGATGCGTGACCACTTGCGAGCGGAACGATCTTTCGCGTCTTTCGGCTTTAAATATTTTTTGGACCGTAAGGCCCCGGCCAGCGGCATTGTTTCTACCATGCACTATGCCTGTCGTCTGGCCGGAGAAGCCGTGCCGGCTTCCAACCGGACTCCACCCTGGCATGTGCGGCACTCTATGGAAGTCGTTGTCCCGGTCATGACCGTCTGCCCGTGCTCCAAAGCCATCAGCGATGTCGGAGCCCACACCCAGCGTACGGAAGTGCGCATGACAGTGCAGATGTCCGGATGGGTGTGGATTGAAGAGTTGATTGATATAGCCGAATCCTCCGGCTCATCGCCAGTATATACGCTGCTTAAACGTGAGGATGAGAAGTTTGTTACTGAACATGCTTTTGCGCGGCCCGTCTTTGTAGAGGATGTCGTGCGTAATGTGGCTGCGGCTTTGTCTGAAAATCTAAATATATCCCATTTCAGGGTTGAGGTGGAAAGCGCTGAATCCATACATGCGCACAATGCGTTTGCTACCATTGAATCCTGCTAG
- a CDS encoding 3-methyl-2-oxobutanoate hydroxymethyltransferase, with protein MAETQAPTPQKRKHVTIPMLMKKKQAGEKITQLAVYDFANARVADRLGADILCVSDTGGMVLFGHPNTTSVTFEEVMLMAQAVDRGSQYGLRMVDMPYMSFHLSPQQAVDNAAQFVHRANAEVMKCEGNQYHCKNIEAIVRAGIPVQGHIGITPMRMPQLGGFSAQGKTSDRAKELIDDALAMVDAGCFSIMCEVCTSELCQYLAETLPVPVISLGAGNKADGVHIIGSDLFHLYEPHVPRHSKIYEDLIPIMERVYTQYFDEVRDETYPGPEHTVFMKPDELAKFKEMLHWAPKR; from the coding sequence ATGGCTGAAACACAGGCCCCCACTCCCCAAAAGCGTAAGCACGTCACCATTCCCATGTTGATGAAGAAAAAACAGGCCGGAGAAAAAATTACCCAGCTCGCCGTATACGATTTCGCCAACGCCCGTGTGGCGGACCGTCTCGGCGCGGACATCCTGTGCGTTTCTGATACGGGCGGCATGGTGCTGTTCGGGCACCCCAACACCACGTCTGTTACCTTTGAAGAAGTCATGCTGATGGCGCAGGCCGTGGACCGCGGTTCGCAGTACGGCCTGCGCATGGTTGATATGCCCTATATGAGCTTTCATCTTTCTCCCCAGCAGGCCGTGGACAACGCCGCCCAGTTTGTGCATCGCGCTAACGCCGAAGTGATGAAGTGTGAAGGTAACCAGTATCATTGCAAAAATATTGAAGCCATTGTCCGGGCGGGCATCCCCGTTCAGGGGCATATAGGCATTACCCCTATGCGTATGCCGCAGCTTGGCGGGTTTTCCGCTCAAGGGAAAACCTCTGATCGCGCCAAAGAGCTTATTGACGACGCTCTGGCCATGGTTGACGCCGGTTGTTTCTCTATCATGTGCGAAGTGTGCACCTCCGAGCTGTGTCAGTACTTGGCCGAAACCCTGCCTGTGCCGGTCATTTCACTGGGTGCCGGAAACAAAGCTGATGGCGTGCATATCATCGGGTCCGACCTGTTCCACCTGTATGAACCCCATGTGCCCCGGCATTCAAAAATATATGAAGACCTCATCCCCATCATGGAGCGTGTGTACACACAGTACTTTGATGAGGTGCGGGATGAGACTTACCCCGGCCCGGAACATACGGTCTTCATGAAGCCGGATGAACTCGCTAAGTTCAAAGAAATGCTGCACTGGGCTCCTAAGCGTTAA